The Roseofilum casamattae BLCC-M143 genome has a segment encoding these proteins:
- the ftsE gene encoding cell division ATP-binding protein FtsE has translation MPTLTQAPNPFQHLQHPYLSQAAEPKSREVAISFQQVSKVYESGVRPLKQVSLTVYKGDFLFITGASGAGKSTLLKLMYGAEKPESGKTIVLGENVAQLKGDRLARLRRKIGIAFQDYRLLPQKTVAENLTFVLRAQGFRQKEIQRRLGATLKMLGLSHRANWFPQDLSGGEQQRTSLARALVGTPPLLLADEPTGNLDAHNALQVMKILQKLNRIGITVIVTTHDDRLVRWTGKPVLCLHRGGLRKLA, from the coding sequence ATGCCCACCCTAACTCAAGCTCCCAACCCCTTCCAACACCTACAACATCCTTATCTATCGCAAGCGGCCGAACCGAAATCGAGAGAGGTAGCGATCTCTTTCCAACAAGTGAGCAAAGTTTATGAGAGCGGCGTACGTCCTCTGAAACAGGTCTCGCTAACCGTGTATAAAGGCGATTTTCTCTTCATTACGGGGGCCTCTGGAGCCGGTAAATCAACCCTGCTCAAGCTCATGTATGGGGCGGAAAAACCGGAATCTGGGAAGACTATTGTACTGGGAGAGAATGTGGCACAATTAAAAGGCGATCGCTTAGCCCGGTTGCGTCGCAAAATAGGTATCGCCTTTCAAGACTATCGCCTGCTGCCCCAGAAAACCGTGGCCGAAAATTTAACCTTTGTTCTCCGCGCTCAGGGGTTTCGGCAAAAAGAAATCCAGCGCCGCTTGGGAGCGACTTTAAAAATGCTCGGGTTATCTCATCGAGCTAACTGGTTTCCCCAGGATCTCTCGGGTGGAGAGCAGCAGCGCACCAGTCTGGCGAGAGCGTTGGTGGGGACTCCGCCGCTCTTACTCGCGGACGAACCGACGGGCAATCTCGATGCTCATAACGCCCTGCAAGTGATGAAAATTCTGCAAAAATTGAATCGTATTGGGATTACAGTTATTGTTACGACCCATGACGATCGCTTAGTTCGCTGGACTGGAAAACCGGTATTGTGCTTGCATCGCGGCGGTTTGCGGAAATTGGCTTGA
- a CDS encoding WecB/TagA/CpsF family glycosyltransferase — translation MDNEDVAIAAPQMASVMDLPVRLDRDYPGWLLNHLNNRWGVHVVTLNAEMTMQARENPALAETIRNADLVIPDGAGVVLHLQWQGYKIERCPGIELAENLLCGLAEQTSTTTDACHVFFYGGEPGVAADAMQIWQEKCPTLSFSSQHGYLNSEEEKELQATLKTEQPQLIYVGLGVPRQEFWIAKHRDLCPESIWIGVGGSFDIWAGRKDRAPAWLRDRNLEWVYRLYQEPSRWRRMLALPRFAWLSLTQSL, via the coding sequence ATGGATAACGAGGATGTGGCGATCGCTGCTCCCCAAATGGCATCAGTGATGGATCTTCCCGTTCGCTTAGATCGAGATTATCCGGGCTGGCTGCTGAATCACCTAAACAACCGCTGGGGGGTACATGTGGTCACTCTCAATGCCGAAATGACCATGCAAGCTCGGGAAAACCCTGCTTTAGCGGAAACGATTCGCAATGCCGATTTGGTCATTCCTGACGGAGCTGGAGTGGTTCTGCATCTCCAATGGCAGGGGTACAAGATCGAGCGCTGTCCGGGAATTGAGCTAGCCGAGAACTTGCTTTGTGGCTTAGCCGAGCAGACATCCACTACAACAGACGCATGTCATGTATTTTTCTATGGTGGAGAACCTGGAGTCGCTGCCGATGCTATGCAAATCTGGCAGGAGAAATGTCCGACTCTATCCTTTTCCAGCCAACACGGTTATCTTAATTCCGAGGAAGAAAAAGAATTACAAGCAACCCTGAAGACCGAACAACCCCAATTGATTTATGTTGGGTTAGGCGTTCCCCGGCAAGAATTTTGGATTGCGAAACACCGCGATCTCTGTCCGGAGTCGATTTGGATTGGAGTTGGCGGCAGTTTCGATATTTGGGCCGGACGCAAAGACCGCGCTCCAGCTTGGCTGCGCGATCGCAATTTAGAGTGGGTGTATCGACTTTATCAAGAACCCAGTCGTTGGCGGCGAATGCTCGCTCTCCCTCGGTTTGCTTGGCTCTCATTAACTCAATCTTTATAA
- the lspA gene encoding signal peptidase II, giving the protein MNFKKHPLFWLISPLALALDHLAKLWTIQNFELNETRPVWENVFHFTYVRNYGAAFSLFSENGEWLRWLSLIVSLGLMALALYGPKMNRWEQAGYGLILGGALGNGVDRFVAGYVVDFLDFRLIRFPVFNLADVAINLGIICLLIATTFPEPKRQKKN; this is encoded by the coding sequence ATGAACTTCAAAAAACATCCTCTGTTTTGGTTGATTTCTCCCCTGGCTTTAGCTTTAGATCATCTGGCTAAGTTATGGACGATCCAAAACTTTGAACTGAATGAAACTCGACCTGTGTGGGAAAATGTATTCCACTTTACTTACGTTCGCAACTACGGAGCTGCCTTTAGTCTGTTTAGCGAGAATGGAGAGTGGTTGCGCTGGCTCTCGTTAATCGTTAGTTTGGGCTTAATGGCATTAGCCTTGTACGGGCCGAAAATGAATCGTTGGGAACAAGCGGGTTATGGGTTAATTTTGGGAGGAGCGTTAGGGAATGGAGTCGATCGCTTTGTGGCAGGTTATGTGGTCGATTTTCTCGATTTCCGGTTAATTCGTTTTCCAGTATTTAATCTAGCCGATGTGGCGATTAATTTGGGGATTATTTGTTTGCTGATTGCGACAACTTTTCCCGAACCAAAACGCCAGAAGAAAAATTAA
- a CDS encoding biotin transporter BioY produces the protein MNFSGPLFEFLWAFIGLILTIGGTFVEAFIASPIWPPQDYSIALHSLGVTSQIGAVLLVGCMGGKKAGALSQVGYLMLGLTWFPVFAQGGGASYFKEPSFGYLLGFVPGAWTCGFLAFRFPPRPEWLALSCTCGLICIHVTGILYLLLAQLWMSGGETSPLFSEMVAQYSWTPLPGQLAVVCAATAIAYALRHLMFY, from the coding sequence GCCTGATCCTGACGATTGGGGGAACATTCGTCGAAGCGTTTATTGCTTCCCCTATTTGGCCTCCCCAAGACTACTCGATTGCGCTCCATTCTCTAGGGGTCACCTCCCAGATTGGAGCCGTATTATTAGTCGGATGCATGGGAGGCAAAAAGGCAGGAGCGCTCTCGCAAGTGGGTTATTTAATGCTCGGTTTAACCTGGTTTCCCGTCTTTGCGCAAGGCGGGGGAGCAAGTTATTTCAAAGAACCGAGCTTTGGTTATTTACTGGGATTTGTTCCGGGAGCGTGGACTTGCGGATTTTTAGCCTTTCGTTTCCCTCCCCGTCCGGAATGGCTCGCTCTCAGTTGCACCTGCGGGTTAATTTGCATTCATGTTACTGGAATTCTTTATTTACTGCTCGCCCAACTTTGGATGAGTGGGGGTGAAACCAGTCCGTTGTTTTCCGAGATGGTGGCTCAGTATTCGTGGACGCCGCTTCCCGGACAACTGGCTGTGGTTTGTGCGGCAACGGCGATCGCCTATGCTCTGCGCCATTTAATGTTTTACTAA
- a CDS encoding glycoside hydrolase family 13 protein, which yields MEIFTPDWVKHAVFYQIFPDRMARGKTWKSKMAYHIPLEPWNDPPTLQGYKGGDLWGVIESLDYLQELGITAIYFTPIFQSACNHRYHTHDYYQVDPLLGGNEAFLALLKAARDRQIKLVLDGVFNHASRGFFYFNDILENGPHSPWLDWFKIEGWPLSAYDGNYPANYLGWANNRALPEFNHANPDAREYIMQVAEYWLHQGIDGWRLDVPFCINVDGFWQEFRDRVKAINPEAYIVGEVWTDARQWLDGTQFDGVMNYLFTGPTIAFTAGDRVNLDLVKSSGYDPYPPLDAVGYADKIKSLFELYDWQIHLTQLNLLDSHDTARLITIAESDRASVELATLLLMTFPGAPSIYYGDEVGLPGARDPDSRRSFPECDRWDNTVLAYHRELIALRHRYRALRIGEYRSIFAEGLVYLFTRQTEEETLIVAVNAGVENMTIRCLPKDLNKIPRTVVYGNAEVKWLDDGDLRLHLPARQGCIIASI from the coding sequence ATGGAAATTTTCACGCCAGACTGGGTCAAACATGCTGTTTTCTACCAAATTTTTCCCGATCGCATGGCCAGGGGAAAGACTTGGAAAAGTAAGATGGCTTACCATATTCCTTTAGAACCTTGGAACGATCCTCCCACATTGCAAGGGTATAAAGGAGGAGATTTATGGGGCGTCATTGAATCTCTGGATTATTTACAAGAATTAGGGATTACGGCAATTTATTTTACTCCCATTTTCCAGTCGGCTTGCAATCATCGCTATCATACTCACGACTATTATCAAGTCGATCCGCTCTTGGGAGGTAATGAGGCATTTTTGGCATTGCTGAAGGCAGCGCGCGATCGCCAAATTAAACTCGTGTTAGACGGAGTCTTCAATCACGCCAGCCGAGGTTTTTTCTATTTTAACGATATCTTGGAAAACGGCCCCCATTCGCCATGGCTAGATTGGTTTAAAATTGAAGGCTGGCCCCTCTCTGCTTATGATGGAAATTATCCAGCAAACTATCTAGGATGGGCAAATAATCGCGCGCTACCGGAATTTAATCATGCCAATCCCGACGCGCGGGAATATATTATGCAAGTGGCGGAATATTGGCTGCACCAAGGTATTGATGGCTGGCGTTTGGATGTACCGTTTTGCATTAACGTCGATGGATTTTGGCAGGAATTTCGCGATCGCGTGAAAGCCATTAATCCAGAAGCATATATCGTTGGTGAAGTGTGGACGGATGCTCGGCAATGGTTGGATGGCACGCAGTTTGATGGAGTGATGAATTATTTGTTTACCGGGCCGACGATCGCCTTTACCGCTGGCGATCGCGTTAATCTAGACCTAGTTAAATCTTCCGGTTACGATCCGTATCCTCCTTTAGATGCAGTCGGTTATGCCGATAAAATTAAATCTCTGTTCGAGTTGTACGATTGGCAAATTCACTTAACCCAGCTCAATCTACTCGACTCCCACGATACAGCAAGATTAATTACCATTGCAGAAAGCGATCGCGCTTCCGTGGAGTTAGCCACTCTCCTGCTGATGACATTTCCCGGAGCGCCCAGTATCTATTACGGAGATGAGGTTGGTTTACCGGGAGCGCGAGATCCAGACAGCCGTCGCAGCTTTCCCGAGTGCGATCGCTGGGACAATACCGTCTTAGCATATCACCGAGAATTAATTGCCTTGCGCCACCGCTACCGCGCTCTGCGAATCGGCGAATATAGAAGTATCTTTGCGGAAGGCTTAGTCTATCTTTTTACGCGACAAACTGAGGAAGAAACCCTAATTGTTGCCGTGAATGCCGGAGTCGAGAATATGACGATTCGCTGTTTGCCAAAAGACCTCAATAAGATTCCTCGCACTGTCGTTTATGGGAATGCAGAGGTGAAATGGCTAGATGATGGCGATCTGAGGTTACATTTACCCGCTCGCCAAGGCTGTATTATTGCCTCAATTTAA